One bacterium DNA segment encodes these proteins:
- the ispG gene encoding flavodoxin-dependent (E)-4-hydroxy-3-methylbut-2-enyl-diphosphate synthase: MSKNPINRHWPRARTKTVKIGGISIGGTNQVAIQSMTTTGTADHKSTLAQIKRLEKAGCQIIRLAVPDQEAARALKQIRQGTKLPLVADIHFDHRLALLALEAGVDKLRINPGNIGSRDKIKQVVRAAARRGVPIRIGVNAGSLEKDILARHGRPTAAGLVESALRHILILEDLDFTDIVISLKGSEVPMTIEAYRIMSRRSKYPLHLGITEAGTAYAGAIRSAVGIGSLLSQGIGDTIRVSLSGDPVKEVEAARIILQSLDLGSFGPVVLACPTCGRARIDVARIAGQVERKIKNIITPLKIAVMGCAVNGPGEARQADLGIAGGSNGKGLLFKKGKVVETVAENMMIERLLAEIGKMSPK; encoded by the coding sequence ATGAGCAAAAATCCCATAAACCGGCACTGGCCCAGGGCCAGGACCAAAACGGTCAAGATCGGCGGGATCTCGATCGGTGGGACCAATCAGGTCGCCATCCAGTCCATGACCACAACCGGAACCGCCGACCATAAATCCACCCTGGCCCAGATCAAACGGCTGGAGAAGGCAGGCTGTCAGATCATCCGCCTGGCCGTGCCCGATCAGGAAGCAGCCCGGGCCTTAAAACAGATCCGGCAGGGGACCAAACTGCCGCTGGTGGCCGACATTCATTTTGACCACCGCCTGGCATTGCTGGCCCTGGAGGCCGGGGTCGACAAGCTGCGGATAAATCCCGGCAACATCGGCTCCCGGGACAAGATCAAACAGGTGGTCAGGGCCGCCGCCCGGAGGGGCGTTCCCATCAGGATCGGGGTCAATGCCGGGTCGCTGGAAAAGGACATCCTGGCCAGGCACGGCCGGCCCACCGCCGCCGGGCTGGTGGAAAGCGCTTTGAGGCATATTTTGATACTGGAAGACCTGGACTTTACCGATATTGTGATCTCGCTCAAGGGCTCGGAAGTGCCAATGACCATCGAGGCTTATCGTATAATGTCCCGAAGATCCAAATATCCCCTGCATCTGGGGATCACTGAGGCCGGCACGGCCTATGCCGGGGCCATCCGCTCGGCGGTGGGGATAGGATCGCTCCTGTCACAGGGCATCGGGGATACCATCCGGGTCTCGCTTTCCGGCGATCCGGTGAAGGAAGTGGAGGCGGCCCGGATAATCCTGCAGTCCCTGGACCTGGGAAGTTTTGGGCCGGTGGTGCTGGCCTGTCCCACCTGCGGCCGGGCCAGGATAGATGTGGCCAGGATCGCCGGCCAGGTGGAGAGAAAGATCAAGAACATCATAACCCCGTTGAAGATCGCAGTGATGGGATGCGCCGTCAACGGGCCGGGCGAGGCCCGCCAGGCCGATCTAGGGATCGCTGGCGGCAGCAACGGGAAGGGGCTGCTGTTCAAAAAGGGGAAGGTAGTGGAAACGGTTGCCGAAAATATGATGATCGAAAGACTGCTGGCTGAGATCGGTAAAATGTCTCCCAAATAA
- the sppA gene encoding signal peptide peptidase SppA, with amino-acid sequence MASGKKIFFIVLIAAGVLLFGLTMAAIVWSSFSQSGGMEVSYGKYVGIVEVNGAIVSPDETVNLIKKYRDNSAIKAIVLRVQSPGGGVAASQEIYQAVKNARSVKPVVCSMGEVAASGGYYIACACDSIVANPGTLTGSIGVIMEFMVAEELIKKVGLKFEVLKAGQNKDLGSPFRQMTPEERALLQSMIDDVHGQFIEAVAEGRQLSPDSVRSFADGRVFSGRQALALRLVDKMGTLEDAITLAAGMAGLKEKPKIFRERKKKPTLFDLLVKGVDEITNLDNSGVRLQYRLVR; translated from the coding sequence ATGGCCTCGGGTAAAAAAATATTCTTCATAGTCCTGATCGCGGCAGGAGTGCTGCTGTTCGGGCTGACCATGGCGGCCATCGTCTGGTCATCATTCTCCCAGAGCGGCGGGATGGAGGTCAGCTACGGGAAATACGTGGGGATCGTGGAAGTGAACGGGGCCATAGTTTCCCCGGATGAGACGGTCAACCTCATAAAAAAATACCGGGACAACAGCGCCATCAAGGCCATAGTGCTGAGGGTCCAGAGCCCGGGGGGCGGGGTGGCGGCTTCCCAGGAGATCTACCAGGCCGTCAAGAACGCCAGGTCCGTCAAACCGGTGGTCTGCTCCATGGGCGAGGTGGCGGCCTCGGGCGGATATTACATAGCCTGCGCCTGCGATTCGATAGTGGCCAATCCCGGCACCCTGACCGGTTCCATCGGGGTGATCATGGAATTCATGGTGGCCGAGGAACTGATCAAAAAAGTGGGGCTGAAATTCGAAGTGCTGAAGGCCGGCCAGAACAAGGATCTGGGCTCCCCATTCCGCCAGATGACGCCGGAGGAAAGGGCACTGCTCCAAAGCATGATTGACGACGTTCACGGCCAGTTCATAGAGGCCGTGGCCGAGGGCCGGCAGCTTTCCCCCGACTCGGTCAGATCCTTCGCCGACGGCCGGGTGTTCAGCGGGCGCCAGGCCCTGGCCCTGCGGCTGGTGGACAAGATGGGAACGCTGGAGGATGCCATTACCCTGGCGGCCGGGATGGCCGGATTAAAAGAAAAACCGAAGATCTTCCGGGAGCGCAAAAAAAAGCCCACCCTGTTCGACCTGCTGGTGAAAGGGGTGGATGAGATCACGAACCTGGACAACAGCGGGGTGCGGCTGCAGTACCGTCTGGTCCGTTAA
- a CDS encoding DUF4139 domain-containing protein: MKNILRIILPIFVLASSAAAGQDDREISLTVYNNNLGLVSEVRQLSLKKGTSEIKITDVPSQIDATSVFFQSLSDPDKVAVLEQNYQYDLVGAAKLLERYIDQNIKAYGAGGKVYEGKLLAYDGAGIVLNTGGNIITLRLTDNLQNFEFPNLPQGLITRPTLMWLVDNQGPASQKCRISYLTAGISWHAEYVALLAEDEKTLDLGAWVSLENNSGASFQQARLKLVAGDVNRAQGPQRRYPSAKADLQSASPQFEEESFFEYHLYTLQRKATVANNEVKQISLFPNTRADCKKLFTYDGAGSGKKVAVQLEFKNEKGSGLGMPLPAGKIRVYKKDDGQSQQFVGEDRIEHTPKDEKVRITLGSAFDIVGERTPREYKRINERTQEQSVEVKLRNHKNEGVEIIVVEHLSGDWDIRSKTHEFKKRDAQTVEFKVPVAKDGETVLSYTVRYKW; the protein is encoded by the coding sequence ATGAAGAATATCCTGAGGATCATTCTGCCAATATTTGTGCTGGCTTCATCGGCCGCTGCGGGCCAGGATGACAGGGAGATAAGCCTGACCGTATACAACAACAATCTTGGGTTGGTAAGCGAGGTCCGGCAGCTGAGCCTGAAAAAAGGGACTTCTGAGATCAAGATCACAGATGTCCCATCCCAGATCGACGCGACCTCGGTCTTTTTCCAGTCTTTGTCCGATCCCGACAAGGTGGCGGTACTGGAGCAGAATTACCAGTATGACCTGGTGGGGGCCGCCAAGCTGCTGGAGCGTTACATAGACCAGAATATCAAGGCCTATGGAGCCGGGGGCAAGGTCTATGAAGGAAAACTTTTGGCCTACGACGGGGCCGGCATCGTATTGAACACCGGCGGCAACATCATCACCCTGAGGCTGACCGATAACCTCCAGAACTTTGAGTTCCCCAACCTGCCCCAGGGCCTGATCACCAGGCCCACCCTGATGTGGCTGGTGGACAACCAGGGCCCGGCCTCCCAAAAGTGCCGGATTTCATACCTGACCGCCGGGATCTCCTGGCACGCCGAATATGTGGCGCTGCTGGCGGAGGATGAGAAGACGCTGGACCTGGGAGCCTGGGTCTCGCTGGAGAACAACTCCGGAGCGTCTTTTCAGCAGGCCAGGCTTAAGCTGGTGGCGGGGGACGTCAACCGGGCCCAAGGGCCGCAACGGCGCTATCCCTCGGCCAAGGCCGATCTCCAGTCGGCCTCTCCGCAGTTTGAAGAAGAGAGTTTTTTCGAATATCATCTTTACACCCTGCAGCGCAAAGCCACCGTGGCCAATAACGAGGTCAAGCAGATATCCCTTTTCCCCAACACCAGGGCCGACTGCAAAAAACTTTTCACCTATGACGGGGCCGGCAGCGGCAAAAAGGTAGCGGTCCAGCTGGAGTTCAAGAACGAAAAAGGATCCGGGCTGGGGATGCCCCTGCCGGCCGGAAAGATAAGGGTCTATAAAAAGGACGACGGCCAAAGCCAGCAGTTCGTGGGCGAGGACCGGATCGAGCACACCCCCAAGGACGAGAAGGTGCGGATCACTTTGGGCAGCGCCTTTGACATAGTGGGAGAGCGTACTCCCAGGGAATACAAGCGGATCAACGAAAGGACCCAGGAGCAGTCGGTGGAGGTCAAACTGCGCAACCACAAGAATGAAGGGGTCGAGATCATCGTGGTGGAGCACCTTTCCGGGGACTGGGATATCAGGTCCAAGACCCACGAATTCAAAAAAAGGGACGCCCAGACCGTGGAATTCAAAGTCCCGGTGGCCAAAGACGGGGAAACCGTCCTAAGCTACACCGTCAGATACAAATGGTAA
- a CDS encoding TldD/PmbA family protein — protein MYGEGKIKGYLRLALSASRADQLEAVIMAEDSRLTRFANSYIHQNVSESNVLLSIRAVIGKKIGVASTNILTPEAIKRTVSQACQIASIQKENPDFVSLPSPVKAKTGNWNLLVPRTEKYTARERALAVKVICDRANKFGAKAYGAFSTGVAELGVANSLGIMQYNCASDANINTVVMTETGSGYGQGASRDVAKINIKQIAESAVKKAVESQHPTELKPGVYPVVMEDMAAITLLEFLNYTGFSAMAVQEGRSFMGLNMGKKIVSPKVTIVDDPRNNHGFAFPFDFEGVPKQKVTLIEKGVARNVVYDSFTAHKAKQKNTGHALPAPAYYPMAGNLEMKGGDSSLEKMIASTERGVYITRFHYCNLIDPMQVSITGMTRDGTFLIENGKITKPVKNLRFTESVLKALSNVSAVSRQTTLVTEGGGYGHRFAAGTLVPALKIDKFNFTGKTDF, from the coding sequence ATGTACGGCGAAGGTAAAATCAAGGGATACTTAAGGCTGGCCTTGTCCGCTTCCCGGGCCGATCAGCTGGAGGCGGTGATCATGGCGGAGGACTCCCGCCTGACCCGTTTCGCCAACTCATATATCCACCAGAACGTGTCCGAGAGCAATGTCCTGCTTTCCATCCGGGCGGTGATCGGCAAAAAGATAGGGGTGGCCTCCACCAACATCCTGACCCCCGAGGCCATCAAACGGACCGTCAGCCAGGCCTGCCAGATAGCCTCCATCCAGAAGGAGAATCCCGATTTTGTCTCCCTGCCGTCCCCGGTAAAGGCGAAGACCGGGAACTGGAACCTGCTGGTTCCCCGCACCGAAAAATACACGGCCCGGGAGAGGGCCTTGGCGGTAAAGGTGATCTGCGACCGGGCCAACAAATTCGGGGCCAAGGCCTACGGGGCCTTTTCCACCGGGGTGGCGGAGCTGGGCGTCGCCAATTCGCTGGGGATAATGCAGTACAACTGTGCCAGCGACGCCAACATCAATACCGTGGTGATGACCGAAACCGGCTCCGGGTACGGCCAGGGGGCCTCCCGGGACGTGGCCAAGATCAACATCAAACAGATCGCCGAGAGCGCGGTCAAAAAGGCGGTGGAGAGCCAGCATCCGACGGAGCTCAAACCAGGGGTCTATCCGGTGGTGATGGAGGACATGGCTGCGATCACCCTGCTGGAATTTCTCAATTACACCGGCTTCTCGGCCATGGCGGTCCAGGAGGGGCGCAGTTTCATGGGTCTGAACATGGGGAAAAAGATCGTCAGCCCAAAGGTCACCATAGTCGATGATCCCCGCAATAACCACGGCTTTGCCTTTCCCTTCGATTTTGAAGGCGTGCCCAAGCAAAAGGTGACCCTGATCGAAAAAGGCGTGGCCCGTAATGTGGTCTATGACTCATTCACCGCCCACAAGGCCAAGCAGAAGAACACCGGGCATGCCCTGCCGGCCCCGGCATACTATCCGATGGCAGGCAATCTGGAAATGAAGGGCGGGGACTCCTCCCTGGAAAAGATGATCGCCTCCACCGAACGGGGGGTGTACATCACCCGCTTCCATTACTGCAACCTGATAGATCCCATGCAGGTCTCCATAACCGGAATGACCAGGGACGGAACCTTTCTGATAGAGAACGGAAAGATCACCAAACCGGTGAAGAACCTGCGTTTCACCGAAAGCGTGCTGAAGGCCCTATCCAATGTTTCGGCCGTTTCCCGCCAGACCACTCTGGTCACCGAAGGCGGAGGCTACGGGCACCGCTTTGCTGCGGGGACACTGGTTCCAGCCTTGAAAATAGACAAGTTCAACTTTACCGGCAAGACAGATTTTTAA
- the gmd gene encoding GDP-mannose 4,6-dehydratase: MKALITGITGQDGSYLADFLLAKGYQVHGMVRRASTESFDRIEHIKDKIIFHQADLLDQLSLITAIKESQPDEIYNLAAQSFVPTSWDQPVLTGEFTALGVTRMLEAVRLVNPKIKFYQASSSEMFGKVRETPQTELTPFHPRSPYGVAKVYGHWITINYRESYDIFACSGILFNHESPRRGKEFVTKKITDHAARIKLGLADELRLGNLDAKRDWGFAGDYVRAMWLMLQQTQPDDYVIATGRTHSVKDFCQIAFDHLGLDYKKYVKIDPKFVRPAEVDLLLGDPAKAQKKLDWKLEVSFEQLVKMMVDHDLEYYKKLGK, encoded by the coding sequence ATGAAAGCATTGATCACCGGCATCACCGGGCAGGACGGATCGTACCTGGCCGATTTTCTTTTAGCCAAGGGCTACCAGGTCCACGGAATGGTGCGGCGGGCCTCCACCGAAAGCTTTGACCGGATAGAGCACATCAAAGACAAGATCATTTTCCACCAGGCCGACCTGCTGGACCAGTTGTCGCTGATCACCGCCATCAAAGAGTCCCAGCCCGACGAGATCTACAACCTGGCCGCCCAAAGCTTCGTCCCCACTTCCTGGGACCAGCCGGTGCTGACCGGGGAATTCACCGCCCTGGGGGTCACCAGGATGCTGGAGGCGGTCCGGCTGGTCAACCCCAAGATCAAGTTCTATCAGGCTTCCAGCTCCGAGATGTTCGGCAAGGTGCGGGAGACCCCCCAGACCGAGCTGACGCCGTTCCATCCCCGCAGCCCCTACGGGGTGGCCAAGGTCTACGGGCACTGGATCACCATCAACTACCGGGAATCCTACGACATCTTCGCCTGCTCCGGCATCCTGTTCAACCACGAGTCGCCGCGCCGGGGCAAGGAGTTCGTCACCAAGAAGATCACCGACCACGCGGCCCGGATCAAGCTGGGGCTGGCCGATGAGTTGCGGCTGGGCAACCTGGACGCCAAGCGCGACTGGGGATTTGCCGGGGACTATGTAAGGGCCATGTGGCTGATGCTGCAGCAGACCCAGCCGGATGATTACGTGATAGCCACCGGCCGCACCCATTCGGTGAAGGATTTCTGCCAGATCGCCTTCGACCACCTGGGGCTGGATTACAAGAAATACGTCAAGATAGATCCCAAGTTCGTCCGGCCGGCCGAGGTGGACCTGCTGCTGGGCGACCCGGCCAAGGCCCAGAAGAAACTGGACTGGAAGCTGGAGGTATCCTTTGAACAATTGGTGAAGATGATGGTGGACCACGACCTGGAATATTACAAAAAACTGGGCAAGTGA
- a CDS encoding GDP-mannose 4,6-dehydratase yields the protein MKFFITGIEGFVGHYLAQNLLDNGHQVGGSYIDAQAASDLTEKYKLYQVDLRRPEQIDKALKDFRPQAIFHLAAQSSPALSFKNPQLTFEVNLIGTVNLLEVVRGLREKCRLVLISSCEVYGPTAGDKPLSETEPYNPISPYASSKVFQEITCLQYFRTYGLETVVVRPFPHTGPGQPETFALPSFARQIAGIEKGRREPVITVGNLSARRDISDVRDVVQAYRLLAKKGRPGEIYNVSSGQAVSMEEALKLMLKMSTVSIKTETDPSLLRPADVPLLWGDHSKLKAETGWRPSFLLKDTLESLLDYWRKRD from the coding sequence GTGAAGTTCTTCATCACCGGCATAGAGGGATTCGTCGGCCACTACCTGGCCCAAAATCTTTTAGATAACGGACACCAGGTGGGGGGGAGTTATATCGATGCCCAGGCCGCTTCCGACCTGACCGAGAAATACAAGCTATATCAGGTTGATCTCCGCCGGCCAGAACAGATAGACAAAGCTTTAAAAGACTTCCGTCCCCAGGCCATTTTTCACCTGGCCGCCCAGAGTTCGCCGGCCCTTTCCTTTAAAAATCCCCAGCTTACATTTGAAGTGAACCTGATCGGCACGGTGAACCTGCTGGAGGTTGTAAGGGGTTTAAGGGAAAAATGCCGCCTGGTGCTGATCAGTTCCTGTGAGGTGTACGGTCCGACGGCCGGTGATAAGCCGCTCTCCGAAACGGAGCCCTATAATCCCATCAGCCCCTATGCTTCCAGCAAGGTGTTTCAGGAGATAACCTGTCTGCAATATTTCCGGACCTATGGACTGGAAACGGTTGTGGTCCGGCCGTTTCCCCACACCGGGCCCGGCCAGCCGGAAACTTTTGCCCTGCCTTCCTTTGCCCGGCAGATAGCCGGGATCGAAAAAGGCAGGCGGGAGCCGGTGATCACGGTCGGCAACCTTTCGGCCCGGCGCGACATCTCCGATGTCCGTGATGTGGTCCAGGCCTACCGGCTGCTGGCCAAAAAGGGGCGCCCGGGAGAGATTTACAACGTCAGCTCCGGCCAGGCGGTCTCCATGGAGGAGGCCCTGAAGCTTATGCTGAAGATGAGCACGGTATCCATAAAGACCGAGACCGACCCATCATTGCTGAGGCCGGCTGATGTTCCTCTGCTGTGGGGCGATCATTCCAAGCTAAAGGCCGAAACCGGGTGGAGACCTTCGTTCCTGCTTAAAGATACCCTGGAGAGCCTGTTGGATTACTGGCGGAAGCGAGACTAA
- a CDS encoding dTDP-4-dehydrorhamnose 3,5-epimerase family protein has translation MIEGVKVKKLKVIPDERGRLMEMLRCDDDLFTKFGQVYLSTTYPGVVKGWHYHKLQADNIVCVKGMLKLVLYDGRESSATKGEVSEFFLGEHNPLLVQVPKGVYHGWKCISENEAFVINCPTEPYNYSQPDEYRLDPHSSDIPYQWERKDG, from the coding sequence ATGATAGAGGGAGTAAAAGTCAAGAAACTCAAGGTCATCCCCGACGAGCGGGGACGCCTGATGGAGATGCTCCGTTGCGATGATGATCTCTTCACCAAATTCGGCCAGGTCTACTTAAGCACCACCTATCCAGGAGTGGTCAAGGGCTGGCATTATCACAAGCTTCAGGCCGACAACATCGTCTGCGTCAAAGGGATGCTGAAGCTGGTGCTGTATGACGGCCGGGAGAGCTCGGCCACCAAAGGCGAGGTCAGCGAATTTTTCCTGGGCGAGCACAATCCCCTGCTGGTGCAGGTCCCCAAAGGCGTCTATCACGGCTGGAAGTGCATCTCGGAAAACGAGGCCTTTGTCATCAACTGCCCCACCGAACCCTACAACTACAGCCAGCCCGACGAGTACCGGCTGGATCCCCACAGCAGTGACATTCCCTACCAGTGGGAGCGCAAGGACGGCTGA
- the rfbB gene encoding dTDP-glucose 4,6-dehydratase has translation MNKTIMVTGGAGFIGSHFVDHMLAKYPECRIVVYDKLNYRGNMDNLKQAEKNSRYAFVKADICDAQAVGETIEKHKIDVIANFAAETHVDRSIMDPDAFIKTDVYGTYVLLEAVNKYKLERFHHVSTDEVYGQVMTGASKEKDPFEARSPYAASKAGAELLVFAYFTTYGTPVTITRGANNIGPRQYPENAVPLFCTNAIDDQPLPMYGDGKQVRQYQYVMDHVEGIETVLLKGEVGQAYNCGPDSETPNIVMATRMLELLGKPTSLIKYVADRPGHDRRYCIDSSKLKSLGWKPGHNFEQALKLTVDWYRDNEWWWRKLKSGEYKEYYRKWYGQRLADAK, from the coding sequence ATGAATAAAACAATTATGGTCACCGGCGGGGCCGGTTTCATCGGCAGCCATTTTGTGGATCATATGCTGGCCAAGTATCCGGAATGCCGCATCGTGGTATACGACAAGTTGAACTATCGCGGCAATATGGACAACCTCAAGCAGGCCGAGAAAAATTCCCGCTATGCCTTTGTCAAAGCTGACATCTGCGATGCTCAGGCGGTGGGCGAAACGATTGAAAAACACAAGATCGACGTAATTGCAAATTTCGCGGCCGAGACCCACGTCGACCGGTCCATAATGGACCCCGATGCCTTCATCAAGACCGATGTTTACGGCACCTATGTGCTGCTGGAGGCGGTCAACAAATACAAGCTGGAGCGGTTTCACCACGTTTCAACCGACGAGGTCTACGGCCAGGTGATGACCGGGGCCTCAAAGGAAAAAGATCCCTTTGAAGCGCGCAGCCCGTATGCCGCCAGCAAGGCCGGCGCCGAACTGCTGGTATTTGCCTACTTCACGACCTACGGCACCCCGGTAACGATCACCCGCGGGGCCAACAACATCGGGCCGCGCCAGTACCCGGAGAACGCGGTGCCGCTTTTCTGCACCAACGCCATAGACGATCAGCCCCTTCCGATGTACGGCGATGGCAAACAGGTGCGCCAGTACCAGTATGTGATGGACCATGTGGAGGGGATCGAGACGGTGCTGCTGAAAGGCGAGGTGGGCCAAGCATACAACTGCGGGCCGGACAGCGAAACCCCCAACATTGTCATGGCGACCCGGATGCTGGAATTGCTGGGCAAGCCGACCAGCCTGATAAAATACGTAGCCGACCGGCCGGGGCACGACCGGCGCTATTGCATTGACTCATCCAAACTGAAGTCCCTGGGCTGGAAGCCGGGCCACAATTTTGAACAGGCGCTCAAGCTGACGGTCGATTGGTACCGGGACAATGAATGGTGGTGGCGGAAGCTGAAGAGCGGCGAGTACAAAGAATATTACCGTAAATGGTATGGTCAGCGGCTGGCTGATGCCAAGTGA
- a CDS encoding nucleotide sugar dehydrogenase yields MDLKTKIEGHKATVGVIGLGYVGLPLAVEFGRVGFNVVGIDVDQKKVSSINSGKNYIADVDDQVLKKLVSTKKLKATGDYQALKRCDAVLICVPTPFTATKDPDISYIISATKDIAQYLHREMLVVLISTTYPETTTKVVKPILEKTCLKAGKDFYLAFSPERIDPGNKKFGIANTPTVVGGLTPRCGELAGLLYRQIIDQVVMVSSPSAAEMTKLLENIFRSVNIALVNELACLCERMEGVDIWEVVDAAATKPYGYMPFYPGPGLGGHCIPIDPYYLAWKAKEYDFHTDFIELAAETNENMPYHVVDKVISALSDIGLAASRSKVLVLGVAFKKDIDDTRSSPAIKVIELLRPKVKSLIYNDPWVPKFSEHGISLTSVPLTQKLLRSVDCVLITTNHSEYDLKMIVKNSKLVVDTRNATKGIKSPKIVKIGRKQ; encoded by the coding sequence ATGGACCTGAAGACCAAGATCGAAGGGCATAAGGCCACAGTGGGCGTGATCGGCCTGGGATATGTGGGCCTGCCGTTGGCTGTTGAGTTCGGCCGGGTAGGCTTTAACGTGGTCGGTATTGACGTTGACCAGAAGAAGGTATCCTCCATCAACTCCGGCAAGAATTACATCGCCGACGTGGACGACCAGGTGCTGAAAAAACTGGTCAGCACGAAAAAGCTCAAGGCCACCGGGGATTACCAGGCGCTTAAACGTTGCGATGCGGTGTTGATCTGCGTCCCCACCCCCTTTACCGCCACCAAGGACCCAGACATCAGTTATATAATTTCAGCAACTAAGGATATTGCCCAATACCTGCACAGGGAGATGCTGGTGGTGCTGATCAGCACCACCTACCCCGAGACCACCACCAAAGTGGTCAAGCCTATCTTGGAGAAGACCTGTTTGAAGGCCGGGAAGGATTTTTACCTGGCCTTTTCTCCGGAGCGGATAGATCCCGGCAACAAGAAATTCGGCATCGCCAACACCCCCACCGTGGTGGGGGGGCTGACCCCCAGATGCGGGGAGCTGGCCGGCCTGCTTTACCGGCAGATCATCGACCAGGTGGTGATGGTCTCCTCGCCCTCGGCCGCCGAGATGACCAAGCTGCTGGAGAACATCTTCCGCAGCGTCAACATAGCCCTGGTGAACGAGCTGGCCTGCCTGTGCGAGAGGATGGAGGGGGTGGACATCTGGGAGGTGGTGGACGCCGCGGCCACCAAACCCTACGGCTACATGCCGTTCTACCCCGGCCCCGGCCTGGGCGGCCACTGCATTCCCATCGATCCCTATTACCTGGCCTGGAAGGCCAAGGAATACGACTTTCATACCGATTTCATAGAGCTGGCGGCCGAGACCAACGAAAACATGCCCTACCACGTGGTGGACAAGGTGATCAGCGCCCTTTCCGACATAGGACTGGCGGCCTCCCGGTCCAAGGTGCTGGTGCTGGGCGTGGCCTTTAAAAAGGACATTGACGACACCCGCAGCAGCCCGGCCATCAAAGTGATAGAGCTTTTGCGGCCCAAGGTAAAGTCGCTGATATACAATGATCCCTGGGTGCCAAAATTTTCGGAGCACGGGATCTCTTTAACTTCGGTTCCATTGACCCAGAAACTGTTAAGGTCGGTGGATTGCGTCCTGATCACCACCAACCATTCCGAATATGATCTGAAGATGATAGTGAAGAATTCCAAATTGGTGGTGGATACCAGGAACGCCACCAAGGGAATAAAAAGCCCCAAAATAGTGAAGATCGGGCGGAAACAATAA
- a CDS encoding SLBB domain-containing protein, producing MGRSLQKAAALALALLLSGVPQAIGQQMMPVETKEKPVIKVQVLGQVKNPGIYAVPPYERVSTAFAMAGGASEQGSLRTIVLTRHGQAIDTLDLYSYLAFNQQSENPKVEDGDIIFIPVVQNAVRVAGQVWKPGSYEVKPGERLMDVITMAGGFTPVATKEDIKIENIARPGEVASISYTKLVIDNDQAMNVLLKEGDVVTVPTAPTTVTVVGQVQKGGTFVFEPGTVISYYLGMAGGYGDRASTSNIRINRWGGRSLSAKESTPVEPGDVVIVGEMQIKGWRDYISVTGQLLTMFFIVWSVTK from the coding sequence ATGGGAAGATCATTACAGAAGGCGGCAGCACTTGCCCTGGCTTTGCTCTTGAGCGGCGTACCCCAGGCCATTGGCCAGCAGATGATGCCGGTGGAAACCAAGGAGAAGCCGGTCATCAAGGTACAGGTGCTGGGGCAGGTAAAGAATCCCGGAATTTACGCGGTACCTCCCTATGAGAGGGTTTCCACCGCCTTTGCCATGGCCGGAGGCGCCAGCGAACAGGGTTCTTTGCGGACCATCGTCCTGACCAGGCATGGCCAGGCTATTGACACGCTGGACCTTTACAGCTATCTGGCCTTCAACCAGCAATCGGAGAACCCCAAGGTGGAGGATGGGGACATCATATTCATTCCGGTGGTCCAGAACGCAGTGCGGGTGGCCGGCCAGGTCTGGAAGCCCGGAAGCTACGAGGTAAAGCCGGGCGAAAGGCTGATGGATGTGATAACCATGGCCGGGGGCTTTACCCCGGTGGCCACCAAGGAGGACATCAAGATCGAGAACATCGCCCGGCCCGGGGAAGTGGCCAGCATCAGTTATACCAAGCTGGTGATAGACAACGATCAGGCCATGAATGTTCTGCTGAAGGAAGGCGACGTGGTGACAGTGCCCACCGCTCCGACCACGGTGACGGTGGTGGGCCAGGTGCAGAAGGGCGGAACCTTTGTGTTTGAACCGGGAACGGTGATAAGTTACTACCTGGGAATGGCCGGGGGCTACGGAGACAGGGCCAGCACCAGCAATATAAGGATTAACCGCTGGGGCGGAAGGTCACTGAGTGCCAAGGAATCCACCCCGGTGGAGCCGGGCGACGTGGTGATAGTGGGGGAGATGCAGATCAAGGGCTGGCGGGATTACATCTCTGTGACCGGGCAGCTGTTGACCATGTTCTTTATCGTTTGGTCAGTAACAAAGTAA